A DNA window from Leptospira weilii contains the following coding sequences:
- a CDS encoding indolepyruvate ferredoxin oxidoreductase subunit alpha: MAYVITEPCRNCKYTYCAAVCPVEAFREGADCLYIEPSVCIDCNKCRPECPVEAIYPDYEVPSIWHGWIAENVRKAKHFPVIIDVKTPLKKEGCVNPEY; encoded by the coding sequence ATGGCTTATGTAATCACGGAACCCTGTAGAAATTGCAAATATACCTATTGCGCCGCGGTTTGTCCCGTGGAAGCGTTTCGAGAAGGAGCCGATTGTCTTTATATCGAACCTTCCGTCTGTATCGATTGTAATAAATGCAGACCGGAATGTCCGGTGGAAGCGATTTATCCGGATTATGAAGTTCCGTCTATTTGGCATGGCTGGATCGCGGAGAACGTTCGCAAAGCGAAACATTTTCCCGTTATCATAGACGTGAAAACTCCTCTCAAAAAAGAGGGATGTGTAAATCCGGAATATTAG
- the metH gene encoding methionine synthase has translation MTYKVQNYTNPKAKELLSLLKKQILVIDGAMGTMIQRFPLTEDDFRGEVLKNHPHPLKGNNELLCLTRPDVIEAIHVKFLEAGANILETNTFSSNQVSQGDYKTEFLVADLNKAAVVCARNAIEKFKKTNPDHPCFLAGAIGPTTRTATLSPDVNNPAFRAITFDDLVATFYEQARALVEAGVDLFLPETNIDTLNLKAAIFAIEQVFEDLQVRIPVCLSVTITDASGRTLSGQTVEAFYNSIAHCNPLSVGINCALGADEMRPYIEELARVSSCYISCYPNAGLPNAFGGYDQTPEEFGTYIQEFASSGWLNIAGGCCGTTPEHIAAAAKAVQGKKPRVLPQIEEITRLSGLEPLNVTPDKGFLLVGERTNVTGSPKFKKLIIEGNFEEAVSVALQQVEAGANIIDINFDEALLDGEASMRHFLNLIAGEPDIAKVPFMIDSSKWSVLEEGLKCIQGKPIVNSISLKEGEEKFLEHARKIQRYGASAIVMAFDEQGQAATKDEKVRICKRAYDLLVTKANFSPTDIIFDPNILTVATGIEEHNNYAMDFIEAVSEIKKICPGAKVSGGLSNVSFSFRGNNPVREAMHSVFLYHAIRAGLDMAIVNAGMLAVYEEIPKDLLEYVEDVILNRRPDATERLVEFAESVKSSGDKSEKKEEAWREGTSVEERLSHALVKGIVEYIDQDTEEARVKYGRPLTVIEGPLMDGMKIVGELFGAGKMFLPQVVKSARVMKKSVAYLLPFMEEEKNQLEDAAARPKFLIATVKGDVHDIGKNIVGVVLACNNYEVIDLGVMVSSDKILEEAKKHNVNIIGLSGLITPSLDEMVHVASEMKRTGFEIPLLIGGATTSSAHTAVKIAPVYDPPVVHVVDASRVVNVVNQLLHPDLNEAYTQKVKKDQKAARENYFNTRAERKLISLEQARENREEIDWTAATIDKPSFTGIRVFDEEISLETLIPFIDWTPFFTAWELKGRYPAILESETTGKQARELFADAQKLMKTIVDGKLFKTKGVIGIFPANSIGDDIEVYEDEFRSKLLTVFHTLRQQIQKEDETEPNYCLADYVAPKDSGRIDYIGGFAVTAGHGVEEFAKEFESNQDDYNSIMAKALGDRFAEAFAEYMHYKVRKEYWGYDKDENLSPEDLIRERYRGIRPAAGYPASPDHTEKRILFDLLQAEKNTGITLTEHFAMWPASSVSGLYFAHPKSKYFAVAKINRDQIEEYAKRKAMSVEEVERWLAPNLAYDPLAVSVAR, from the coding sequence ATGACTTATAAAGTTCAGAACTATACGAATCCGAAAGCAAAGGAACTTCTCTCGCTCCTCAAAAAACAAATCTTAGTCATAGACGGGGCGATGGGAACGATGATCCAAAGATTCCCCCTCACCGAGGACGATTTCAGAGGAGAGGTTCTTAAAAACCATCCGCATCCTCTCAAAGGGAACAACGAGCTTCTTTGTTTGACAAGACCGGACGTAATCGAAGCGATCCACGTAAAATTTTTGGAAGCGGGCGCCAATATTTTAGAAACGAATACGTTCAGTTCGAATCAGGTTTCTCAAGGCGATTATAAAACGGAGTTTCTCGTCGCGGATTTGAACAAGGCCGCGGTTGTATGTGCCCGCAACGCGATTGAAAAGTTTAAAAAGACAAATCCGGATCATCCGTGTTTTCTGGCTGGTGCGATCGGGCCTACGACTCGTACTGCGACCCTTTCTCCGGATGTAAACAATCCCGCGTTTCGTGCAATAACTTTCGACGATTTGGTTGCGACTTTTTACGAACAAGCGCGCGCTCTTGTGGAAGCGGGTGTCGATTTGTTTCTTCCCGAAACGAATATCGATACTTTGAATTTAAAGGCGGCAATCTTTGCCATCGAACAAGTATTCGAGGATCTTCAAGTTCGAATTCCTGTATGTCTTTCCGTGACGATCACAGACGCTTCGGGAAGAACTCTTTCCGGGCAAACCGTGGAGGCGTTCTACAATTCCATTGCGCACTGTAATCCTCTTTCGGTGGGAATCAATTGCGCGCTTGGTGCGGACGAAATGCGTCCTTATATTGAAGAACTTGCGAGAGTTTCCTCTTGTTATATCAGTTGTTATCCGAACGCGGGATTACCGAACGCGTTCGGAGGTTACGACCAGACTCCGGAAGAATTCGGAACCTATATTCAAGAATTTGCAAGTTCCGGCTGGCTGAATATCGCGGGCGGATGCTGCGGAACCACCCCGGAACATATCGCCGCCGCTGCAAAAGCGGTCCAAGGAAAAAAACCAAGAGTTCTTCCTCAGATCGAAGAGATCACGAGACTTTCCGGATTGGAACCGTTGAACGTCACCCCCGATAAGGGATTTTTACTCGTAGGGGAAAGAACCAACGTTACCGGATCTCCTAAATTCAAAAAACTCATCATAGAAGGAAATTTCGAGGAAGCGGTTTCCGTCGCGTTACAGCAAGTGGAAGCGGGGGCGAACATCATCGACATCAATTTCGACGAAGCGCTGTTAGACGGAGAGGCTTCGATGAGACATTTTCTGAATCTCATAGCGGGCGAACCGGATATTGCGAAGGTTCCTTTTATGATCGACTCTTCCAAGTGGAGCGTTCTGGAGGAGGGGCTGAAATGTATTCAGGGAAAACCGATCGTAAACTCCATTTCTCTCAAAGAAGGAGAGGAAAAATTCTTAGAACACGCTCGTAAAATTCAAAGATACGGAGCCTCCGCGATCGTGATGGCATTTGACGAACAAGGACAAGCCGCGACCAAGGACGAGAAGGTTCGTATTTGCAAAAGGGCATACGACCTTCTTGTCACGAAGGCGAATTTCAGTCCGACTGACATAATCTTTGATCCTAATATCCTGACCGTCGCGACCGGAATCGAAGAACACAACAACTACGCAATGGATTTTATAGAAGCCGTAAGCGAGATCAAAAAGATCTGCCCGGGCGCAAAAGTATCGGGAGGTTTATCTAACGTATCTTTTTCCTTTAGAGGAAACAATCCCGTGAGAGAAGCGATGCACTCTGTTTTCTTATACCATGCGATACGAGCAGGACTCGACATGGCGATCGTAAACGCGGGAATGCTTGCGGTCTATGAGGAAATTCCGAAGGATCTATTAGAATATGTTGAAGATGTAATCTTAAATAGGAGGCCCGATGCAACCGAACGTCTCGTGGAATTTGCCGAAAGCGTAAAATCTTCCGGAGACAAATCTGAAAAGAAAGAGGAAGCTTGGAGAGAAGGAACTTCGGTCGAGGAAAGGCTTTCGCACGCACTCGTCAAGGGAATCGTGGAATATATCGATCAGGATACGGAAGAAGCACGCGTCAAATACGGACGTCCGTTAACCGTCATCGAAGGTCCTCTGATGGACGGAATGAAGATCGTAGGAGAATTGTTCGGTGCAGGGAAAATGTTTCTTCCTCAGGTCGTAAAGAGCGCTCGGGTGATGAAAAAATCTGTGGCCTATCTTCTTCCTTTTATGGAAGAAGAGAAAAATCAATTGGAGGATGCGGCCGCTCGCCCTAAGTTTTTGATCGCGACCGTAAAAGGAGACGTTCACGACATAGGAAAGAACATCGTTGGAGTCGTTCTTGCATGTAATAACTACGAAGTGATCGATCTAGGTGTGATGGTTTCTTCCGATAAAATTTTGGAAGAAGCAAAGAAACATAACGTGAATATTATCGGTCTTTCGGGACTCATTACTCCCTCGCTCGATGAGATGGTACATGTGGCTTCCGAGATGAAACGAACCGGCTTCGAAATTCCTCTTTTGATCGGAGGAGCGACCACAAGTTCCGCGCATACCGCCGTTAAGATCGCGCCCGTATATGATCCGCCTGTAGTACATGTAGTGGACGCTTCCCGAGTCGTGAACGTGGTCAATCAATTGCTTCATCCGGATTTAAACGAAGCCTATACGCAAAAAGTAAAAAAAGATCAAAAAGCGGCACGAGAGAATTATTTCAATACGAGAGCGGAAAGGAAATTAATTTCTTTGGAACAAGCCAGGGAGAATCGGGAAGAGATCGATTGGACGGCTGCGACGATCGACAAACCTTCTTTTACGGGAATTCGGGTTTTTGACGAAGAAATTTCTTTGGAAACGTTGATTCCGTTTATTGATTGGACACCGTTTTTTACCGCTTGGGAACTCAAAGGAAGATACCCGGCGATTTTGGAAAGTGAGACAACGGGGAAACAAGCCAGAGAACTTTTTGCGGATGCGCAAAAGCTGATGAAGACAATCGTAGACGGAAAACTTTTTAAGACGAAGGGAGTAATTGGAATTTTTCCGGCAAATTCGATCGGGGATGATATCGAAGTTTACGAAGACGAATTCCGTTCTAAGTTGCTGACGGTGTTTCATACTCTTCGTCAGCAGATTCAAAAAGAAGACGAAACAGAGCCTAATTATTGTTTGGCGGATTACGTTGCTCCGAAAGATTCCGGGAGAATCGATTATATCGGCGGATTTGCCGTTACCGCTGGACACGGTGTGGAGGAATTTGCGAAAGAATTCGAAAGCAATCAAGACGATTATAATTCCATCATGGCGAAGGCCTTAGGAGATCGTTTTGCGGAAGCTTTTGCGGAATACATGCATTACAAGGTTCGAAAAGAATATTGGGGTTATGATAAGGATGAGAATCTTTCTCCCGAAGATTTGATCCGTGAAAGATATAGGGGGATTCGTCCTGCGGCGGGTTATCCCGCGTCTCCCGATCATACCGAAAAAAGAATTCTGTTTGATCTATTGCAGGCTGAAAAAAATACCGGAATTACACTTACCGAACATTTTGCGATGTGGCCCGCAAGTTCGGTCAGCGGCCTCTACTTTGCGCATCCTAAGTCGAAATATTTCGCGGTCGCAAAGATCAACCGAGATCAAATCGAAGAATACGCAAAACGAAAGGCGATGAGTGTCGAAGAAGTCGAACGTTGGCTGGCTCCGAATCTTGCTTATGATCCTCTTGCGGTTTCGGTGGCCCGATAA
- a CDS encoding LIC_20087 family outer membrane protein — protein MNERNSLILFLFLFGVSIFSVEDPLPSPFEPYHLSRDFDLNRQKYLQVIAIPYKDPMELKLGPENNSIPQKKAPEITFIKTPGLSFSGMFQPFLFSVIPQESVQFLPISETILVDQIPSRNGKLVSGAFSEKRTMDRITDSRNQVPGFGLTSWNTNSLQSGSNSGVMFLYMKRHAGLEMDFNARMIGNQAGLAFLESARSTIAFNYSVFPEIGESSKMNFFLQFSSIKRFQDRGSAYGGELGNHFRGMKSYEYYLNPGISFSSRNLSLEGMVRVPLPTAVQLGGEQHQWMQDVQGILGIKYSFSETSSK, from the coding sequence ATGAACGAAAGGAACTCCCTCATTCTATTTTTGTTTTTATTCGGAGTTTCGATTTTTTCGGTCGAGGACCCTTTGCCGAGTCCGTTCGAACCTTATCATCTTTCCCGCGATTTCGATCTCAATCGACAGAAGTATTTACAGGTAATCGCAATTCCCTATAAGGATCCGATGGAACTCAAACTTGGACCGGAAAACAATTCCATTCCCCAAAAAAAAGCTCCCGAGATTACTTTTATCAAAACTCCCGGACTTTCTTTTTCAGGGATGTTCCAACCGTTCTTATTTTCCGTAATCCCTCAAGAAAGCGTTCAATTTTTACCCATTTCCGAAACCATTCTCGTAGATCAGATTCCCTCCCGAAACGGCAAACTCGTATCGGGAGCTTTTTCCGAAAAAAGGACCATGGATCGGATTACCGATTCCAGAAATCAGGTTCCGGGTTTTGGTTTGACGAGTTGGAATACGAACTCTCTGCAAAGCGGAAGCAATTCCGGAGTGATGTTTCTTTATATGAAACGTCATGCGGGTTTGGAAATGGATTTTAACGCGAGAATGATCGGCAACCAAGCAGGACTTGCGTTTTTAGAATCCGCAAGATCTACGATTGCATTCAACTACTCCGTGTTTCCGGAAATAGGGGAAAGTTCTAAGATGAATTTTTTTCTTCAATTTTCCAGTATCAAACGTTTCCAGGATAGGGGCTCGGCTTATGGCGGGGAACTGGGAAATCATTTTCGCGGCATGAAGTCCTACGAATACTATTTGAACCCCGGAATTTCCTTTTCCTCCAGAAATTTAAGTTTAGAAGGAATGGTAAGAGTTCCTCTTCCGACCGCAGTCCAACTTGGGGGAGAACAACACCAATGGATGCAGGATGTTCAGGGAATTCTCGGGATTAAATATAGTTTTTCAGAAACTTCCTCCAAATAA
- a CDS encoding SpoIIE family protein phosphatase, translated as MSERQLSLSLISNITAKINSTDNLEELLNIIIETTKDVLNTEGCSLLLYDRDEDCLVFNIAKGTKGESLTELKVPRGKGIAGMVLETLEPVIVNDAKNDPRIYRNIDETVGFVTYNLICVPMSTQGEIQGVLEAVNSLERKEFTNKDIKVLQYLSDLAAIAIRNRKLIRDLKSRANELDCLFQLSQAISNISEMDQFFNLTVNSVSEVMGAERVSLIFFNPKNGKYELKKSIGFSLKEDEHFINEKEGVIRKVIETGKPILVQNASSIMEDCVRPERYKTKSFISVPIRQDGKIIGILNSADKKSGNSFDNADQNVLSTISNQIAEAYNSLLSKEQKEKLNSIHRDMQIASQIQVNSLPNIPKKIQGLELETSYIASKEIGGDFYDLIYHNPDEVSVLIADVSGKGIAAALFMEFSKTIIAGEVSRNSSTSISLMSANRIIQEKSGYFMFVTVMLARINMAKRKIRYSSAGHNEQLLYKAKEKKVVSLSGKGMPLGIKESEIDEHELDYYSGDLLILYTDGVSEAMNESNEMYGLENLTKLIERNGDMPLGALKELIIDTTDAFRGEADPHDDYTLFMVRLP; from the coding sequence ATGAGTGAAAGGCAGTTATCCTTATCTTTAATTTCCAACATTACGGCGAAAATTAACTCGACCGACAACCTGGAAGAACTTCTTAACATTATCATAGAAACCACAAAAGACGTCCTCAACACGGAAGGTTGTTCCCTTCTTTTGTATGATCGGGACGAAGATTGTCTCGTTTTCAACATTGCTAAAGGCACAAAAGGAGAATCCCTTACGGAATTGAAAGTCCCAAGGGGAAAAGGGATTGCGGGAATGGTTCTGGAGACATTAGAACCGGTAATCGTAAACGACGCGAAAAACGATCCGCGAATTTATAGAAACATCGACGAGACCGTGGGGTTCGTCACCTACAATCTTATCTGTGTTCCGATGAGCACTCAAGGGGAAATTCAGGGTGTATTGGAGGCGGTCAATTCCCTGGAAAGAAAAGAATTTACAAACAAAGACATTAAGGTTCTTCAATATCTTTCGGATCTTGCGGCAATCGCAATCCGAAATCGAAAACTGATTCGAGATTTGAAAAGCCGCGCAAACGAGCTTGATTGTTTGTTTCAACTCAGTCAGGCGATTTCGAATATCTCTGAGATGGATCAATTTTTCAATCTCACCGTAAATTCCGTTTCGGAAGTTATGGGAGCAGAAAGAGTTTCCTTAATCTTTTTCAACCCAAAGAACGGAAAATACGAACTCAAAAAAAGTATCGGCTTCAGTCTTAAAGAAGACGAACATTTCATCAACGAAAAAGAAGGCGTAATCCGCAAGGTCATTGAAACCGGTAAACCGATTCTAGTCCAAAACGCCTCATCTATCATGGAAGACTGTGTTCGTCCCGAAAGATATAAAACCAAATCCTTTATTTCCGTTCCGATCCGTCAGGACGGAAAAATCATCGGAATTCTAAATTCTGCGGATAAAAAATCAGGAAACAGTTTCGACAATGCGGATCAAAACGTTTTGAGTACAATCTCCAATCAGATAGCGGAGGCTTATAATTCCCTTCTTTCCAAGGAACAAAAAGAAAAACTCAATTCGATCCACAGAGATATGCAGATCGCTTCCCAGATCCAGGTAAATTCTTTACCAAACATTCCCAAGAAGATCCAAGGATTGGAATTGGAAACGAGTTACATCGCTTCGAAGGAAATTGGCGGCGACTTTTACGACTTAATCTATCATAATCCGGACGAGGTCAGCGTTCTTATCGCCGACGTTTCTGGAAAGGGAATCGCCGCCGCGCTCTTTATGGAATTTTCCAAAACGATCATTGCGGGAGAAGTTTCCAGAAATTCCTCGACCAGCATCAGTTTGATGAGCGCGAACCGAATCATCCAGGAAAAATCCGGTTACTTTATGTTCGTCACGGTGATGCTCGCAAGAATCAATATGGCAAAACGAAAGATTCGTTATTCCAGCGCAGGTCACAACGAACAACTTCTCTATAAAGCCAAAGAAAAAAAAGTAGTCAGCCTTTCGGGCAAAGGGATGCCTCTCGGTATCAAAGAATCAGAGATTGACGAACACGAGCTCGATTATTATTCCGGTGACCTTTTAATTCTTTATACGGACGGGGTCAGCGAGGCGATGAACGAATCGAACGAGATGTACGGTCTCGAAAATCTCACCAAACTCATCGAACGAAACGGAGATATGCCTCTTGGGGCCTTAAAGGAACTTATTATCGATACGACCGACGCTTTTCGAGGGGAGGCGGACCCTCACGACGATTATACGTTGTTTATGGTTCGTCTTCCTTAA
- the argB gene encoding acetylglutamate kinase, with protein sequence MEKLLERVNHILEALPYITKYSGKTIVIKYGGAAMDKADLKESFAKDIVLLKYVGIHPVIVHGGGPEINRLLDSLKIPTEFVHGHRITDAQTMEVVEMVLTGKVNKQIVSMINSQGGKAVGISGKDGNLAKAIKAPIEIELEGKEKQLFDVGLVGRIESINPEILHNLQKEGFIPVISPVAESVEGDSLNINADTFAGEIAGALKAEKLILLTDTEGILIDGKLATGLNRVKVKEYIRKGEISGGMIPKVECCLAAIDQGVNRTHIIDGRVSHSILIEIFTNQGIGSLIES encoded by the coding sequence ATGGAAAAACTTTTGGAAAGAGTCAATCATATCCTAGAAGCCCTTCCTTACATCACCAAATATTCAGGCAAGACGATCGTGATCAAATACGGCGGAGCCGCGATGGATAAGGCCGATCTCAAAGAATCTTTTGCCAAAGATATCGTTCTTTTAAAGTATGTAGGCATTCATCCCGTAATCGTTCACGGCGGAGGACCTGAAATCAACCGTCTCTTGGATAGTTTGAAAATTCCAACCGAATTCGTTCACGGACATAGAATTACCGACGCTCAGACGATGGAAGTTGTGGAAATGGTTCTCACCGGTAAGGTAAATAAACAAATCGTTTCTATGATCAATTCTCAAGGAGGAAAGGCTGTGGGAATTTCCGGCAAGGACGGTAATCTAGCAAAAGCAATCAAAGCTCCGATAGAGATCGAATTGGAGGGAAAGGAAAAACAACTCTTCGATGTGGGGCTTGTAGGAAGAATCGAATCCATAAATCCAGAAATTCTTCATAACCTCCAAAAAGAAGGATTCATTCCGGTCATTTCCCCAGTAGCGGAAAGCGTGGAAGGAGACAGTCTAAACATCAACGCGGATACTTTCGCCGGTGAAATCGCGGGCGCTCTCAAAGCGGAAAAATTGATTCTTCTTACTGACACGGAAGGAATTTTGATCGACGGAAAATTAGCGACCGGCCTCAACCGAGTTAAAGTGAAGGAATACATTCGAAAGGGAGAAATTTCAGGCGGAATGATTCCTAAGGTAGAATGTTGTCTGGCAGCGATCGACCAAGGAGTGAATAGAACTCATATCATTGACGGAAGAGTTTCTCATTCCATCTTGATTGAAATTTTCACGAACCAAGGCATCGGTTCTTTGATCGAATCATGA
- a CDS encoding SDR family NAD(P)-dependent oxidoreductase, with amino-acid sequence MSPKNQETNKKRNVILTGGSGGLGRAIVESLIFEGYSVTNLDIQAPKEIVSGELFLNTDLTKDEELISSLCEWENAISIQKQIPYGFVHCAGYGGPYHKITQVSLEEWDRIYSINIRSSFQIAKFLLPIFKNLQLGRLVFIASSLSLIGSANSVAYSSSKHALIGFVKSLADEWGPFGITTNAVSPGYMETSMGIREDQVSDHRQKIIKMTPSGKIAYPYEIARVVSFMLNENSSYINGANWAVDGGITAV; translated from the coding sequence TTGTCTCCGAAAAATCAAGAAACGAACAAAAAAAGGAATGTGATTCTTACCGGAGGAAGCGGGGGTTTGGGAAGGGCCATCGTCGAATCTCTTATATTCGAGGGTTATTCCGTAACCAATTTAGATATTCAGGCTCCGAAGGAAATTGTATCGGGAGAACTTTTCCTGAATACGGATCTTACGAAAGACGAAGAACTTATTTCCTCGCTCTGCGAATGGGAAAATGCGATTTCTATCCAAAAACAGATTCCGTACGGTTTTGTTCACTGTGCGGGATACGGAGGGCCTTATCATAAAATCACCCAAGTCAGTCTGGAAGAATGGGATCGTATTTATTCGATAAATATTCGTTCTTCTTTTCAGATTGCGAAGTTTCTTTTGCCTATATTCAAAAATTTGCAATTGGGAAGATTGGTGTTTATCGCTTCTTCCTTATCGCTGATCGGTTCCGCAAATTCGGTCGCGTATTCCTCATCGAAACACGCTTTGATCGGTTTTGTCAAATCTCTTGCGGATGAATGGGGTCCTTTCGGAATTACTACGAATGCGGTCAGTCCGGGTTATATGGAAACGTCGATGGGAATTCGGGAAGATCAGGTTTCCGATCATAGACAAAAAATCATTAAAATGACACCGTCCGGAAAAATCGCGTATCCTTACGAAATCGCAAGGGTCGTATCTTTTATGTTAAACGAAAACTCTTCCTATATCAACGGCGCAAATTGGGCCGTTGATGGCGGAATCACTGCGGTTTGA
- a CDS encoding M61 family metallopeptidase: protein MSKLHFSIQEYQLTGHYLQVDLEIMSSRKEITLSLPVWSPGSYMVRDYSRHIHKLEVFALGKNRKRPEVSQIGLDSWSVRCEGLPFRMRYVVYGYDYSVRSNYFTTEFCLLHPPALFLYPKDEKVSEITLEISNSLPFEFCHSGLDGKGKKRFSKNLDEFLDAPILLSNREAIAFRAGECAHEIVLEGELSKSVQKTLIPDLQKITEEQIRSFDGSPNDRYLFILILSEGAYGGLEHFNSSVNMYDPLKAISKDGYLKLLELLSHEYFHLWNVKRIRPIALGPFDYQKPSLTRELWIAEGITSFYDAYFLVKTKHLNSESYLTKVMEDLLSLEKSEGESWMSLEDSSFTAWTKFYNRPNDPNANNTGVSYYVKGSILALAMNLYLLSESSGNHSLLDVMNEVYQTFHLGKNRGFTKIEFFEAAKKRTGIDLKLEFGDYLDKPIPIPIEKYFHKIGVKRSDSNAEAELGFGTREEKGNLVIHKIDWKFLDPSVDLSQGDEWIALNGTRIHSGNRKNLLKQFRAGEKIELLIARKGKILKRKMKLSKRFQTSQFKLEEHISENQRKLRNLFFEIK from the coding sequence TTGTCTAAACTTCACTTTTCTATTCAAGAATATCAACTTACGGGACATTATCTTCAAGTGGACTTGGAAATAATGTCCTCCCGAAAAGAAATAACCCTTTCTCTTCCCGTTTGGTCCCCCGGATCTTATATGGTTCGGGATTATTCCAGACATATTCATAAACTCGAAGTCTTCGCTTTAGGGAAAAATAGGAAACGTCCCGAAGTTTCGCAAATCGGTCTCGATTCCTGGAGCGTTCGCTGCGAAGGGCTACCGTTTCGCATGCGTTATGTGGTCTACGGTTACGATTATTCGGTTCGTTCCAATTATTTCACAACCGAGTTTTGCCTTTTGCACCCGCCCGCCTTGTTCTTATATCCGAAAGACGAAAAAGTTTCCGAAATCACATTAGAGATCTCGAATTCTCTTCCCTTTGAATTCTGTCACTCGGGTTTAGATGGAAAAGGGAAAAAACGTTTTTCCAAAAATCTGGACGAGTTCTTGGACGCCCCCATTCTTTTATCCAACCGCGAGGCCATTGCGTTCCGTGCGGGAGAATGTGCTCACGAAATCGTACTCGAAGGAGAATTATCCAAATCCGTTCAGAAAACTCTGATTCCGGATTTACAAAAGATTACGGAAGAACAAATCCGCTCTTTCGACGGCTCGCCAAATGACCGTTATCTATTTATTCTGATTTTATCCGAAGGGGCTTACGGGGGTTTGGAACATTTCAATTCTTCCGTAAATATGTACGATCCCTTAAAGGCGATTTCAAAAGACGGATATCTAAAACTTTTGGAACTTTTATCCCACGAATACTTTCATCTTTGGAACGTAAAGCGCATCCGTCCGATCGCATTAGGCCCTTTCGATTATCAAAAGCCGAGTTTAACAAGAGAATTATGGATAGCGGAGGGAATCACTTCTTTTTACGACGCATATTTTTTAGTCAAAACCAAACATCTCAACTCGGAGTCGTATCTTACGAAAGTAATGGAAGATTTACTGAGTTTGGAAAAATCGGAAGGCGAATCTTGGATGAGTCTTGAGGATTCTTCGTTTACGGCTTGGACCAAATTCTACAACCGCCCGAACGACCCGAACGCAAATAATACTGGAGTTTCCTACTATGTCAAAGGAAGTATTTTGGCTCTGGCCATGAATCTTTATCTTTTGTCCGAATCCTCGGGAAATCATTCTCTTCTAGATGTGATGAACGAAGTGTATCAAACTTTCCATTTGGGAAAAAATCGGGGGTTTACAAAAATCGAGTTCTTTGAAGCGGCAAAAAAACGCACCGGAATCGATCTAAAATTGGAATTCGGCGATTATCTTGACAAACCGATTCCGATTCCAATTGAAAAATACTTTCACAAAATCGGTGTGAAACGATCGGATTCGAATGCGGAAGCGGAACTCGGTTTTGGAACCAGGGAAGAAAAAGGAAACCTAGTCATCCATAAGATCGATTGGAAATTCTTAGACCCTTCTGTGGACCTGAGTCAAGGAGACGAGTGGATCGCATTGAACGGAACACGGATTCATTCCGGAAATCGAAAGAATCTTTTGAAACAATTTAGAGCGGGCGAAAAGATAGAACTTTTGATCGCAAGAAAAGGGAAAATCCTCAAAAGGAAAATGAAACTTTCCAAACGATTTCAAACGAGCCAATTTAAATTGGAAGAACACATATCCGAAAATCAGAGAAAGTTACGGAATCTTTTTTTCGAAATAAAGTAA
- a CDS encoding peroxiredoxin, translating to MSDSMLGTNLPTISLESTEGKNVKLPEDIAGSWTLLYFYPKDDTPGCTKQACSYRDNIGEFKKIGAKVYGVSLDNLDSHGNFIQKYSLNFPLLSDPDHKLSEALGVYGDQEWKGKVFKGLSRDSFLISPNGKIQKVWRKVDPTTTVEETLQEISKVSGT from the coding sequence ATGTCGGATTCAATGTTAGGAACAAATCTGCCCACGATCAGTTTGGAAAGTACGGAAGGTAAAAACGTCAAACTTCCGGAAGATATCGCCGGTTCTTGGACTCTTCTCTATTTTTACCCTAAAGACGATACTCCAGGCTGCACCAAACAAGCCTGTAGTTATCGGGACAATATAGGAGAGTTCAAAAAAATCGGAGCGAAAGTTTACGGAGTGAGTTTGGATAATTTGGATTCTCACGGAAACTTCATCCAAAAATATTCTTTGAACTTCCCTCTTTTGTCAGATCCGGATCACAAACTCAGCGAAGCCTTGGGAGTTTATGGTGATCAGGAATGGAAAGGTAAGGTTTTCAAAGGACTTTCCAGGGACTCTTTTCTAATTTCTCCGAATGGAAAGATTCAAAAGGTTTGGAGAAAAGTTGACCCGACGACTACGGTGGAAGAAACTCTCCAAGAGATTTCCAAAGTCAGCGGTACATGA